Proteins found in one Elephas maximus indicus isolate mEleMax1 chromosome 11, mEleMax1 primary haplotype, whole genome shotgun sequence genomic segment:
- the ZNF146 gene encoding zinc finger protein OZF, producing the protein MSNLSQERIYSGGNPFACKVCGKVFSHKSNLTAHEHFHTREKPFECNECGKTFSQKQYVIKHQNTHTGEKLFECNECGKSFSQKENLLTHQKIHTGEKPFECKDCGKAFIQKSNLIRHQRTHTGEKPFVCKECGKTFSGKSNLTEHEKIHIGEKPFKCNECGTAFGQKKYLIKHQNIHTGEKPYECNECGKAFSQRTSLIVHVRIHSGDKPYECNVCGKAFSQSSSLTVHVRSHTGEKPYGCNECGKAFSQFSTLALHLRIHTGKKPYQCSECGKAFSQKSHHIRHQKIHTH; encoded by the coding sequence ATGTCAAACCTTAGTCAGGAGAGAATTTATAGTGGGGGGAACCCCTTTGCCTGTAAAGTATGTGGGAAAGTCTTCAGCCACAAATCAAATCTTACTGCACATGAGCATTTTCATACTAGAGAGAAACCTtttgaatgtaatgaatgtgggaaaaccttcagCCAAAAGCAGTATGTCATTAAACATCAGAATACTCATACTGGAGAAAAGCTTtttgaatgtaatgaatgtgggaaatcCTTCAGCCAGAAGGAGAACCTCCTCACCCATCAGAaaattcacactggagagaaaccttttGAGTGTAAAGATTGTGGGAAAGCTTTCATTCAGAAGTCTAACCTTATCAGACACCAGAGAACTCACACAGGAGAGAAGCCTTTTGTGTGTAAGGAGTGTGGGAAGACCTTCAGTGGCAAATCAAACCTTACAGAGCATGAGAAAATTCATATTGGAGAGAAACCCtttaaatgtaatgaatgtggaacAGCTTTTGGTCAAAAGAAGTACCTCATAAAGCATCAAAAcattcacactggagagaaaccctatgaatgtaatgaatgtggaaaaGCTTTCTCTCAACGCACATCACTTATTGTACATGTGAGAATTCATTCAGGTGATAAACCTTATGAATGCAATGTATGTGGAAAAGCCTTCTCTCAAAGCTCATCTCTTACTGTGCATGTGAGAAGCCATACTGGTGAGAAACCCTATGGttgtaatgaatgtgggaaagccttctctCAGTTCTCAACACTTGCTCTACatttgagaatacacacaggtAAGAAGCCTTATCAATgtagtgaatgtgggaaagctttcagCCAGAAGTCACACCACATTAGACACCAGAAAATTCATACTCATTAA